The following coding sequences lie in one Thalassoglobus polymorphus genomic window:
- a CDS encoding PilZ domain-containing protein has protein sequence MSSSSKSTSETSTPVCRRKGERSPLPVEVKILVAERAISGIVRDVTMDTKGGGHAIGISLMHFEPLSVDSEYVCQTVTQVKQLPGEFKVQVRWCRYFEDEAFVSGGIIQ, from the coding sequence ATGTCTTCATCCTCTAAAAGCACGAGCGAAACTTCGACACCCGTTTGTCGACGTAAAGGCGAGCGGTCCCCGCTTCCCGTTGAGGTGAAAATTCTCGTTGCAGAGCGTGCCATCAGTGGAATCGTGCGTGATGTCACGATGGATACAAAAGGGGGGGGCCATGCGATCGGCATCTCTCTGATGCATTTCGAGCCACTCTCGGTCGATTCTGAATATGTTTGCCAGACTGTCACTCAGGTGAAGCAGCTTCCGGGTGAGTTCAAAGTACAAGTGAGGTGGTGTCGCTACTTTGAGGATGAGGCTTTTGTCAGTGGTGGAATCATTCAGTAG
- a CDS encoding DUF3500 domain-containing protein, whose amino-acid sequence MPNPTPQNLTPIVSRRKFLEAASVTAISASLAPSLFAAPSRSSKAETAVQEFYTSLTDQQKSQICFPYNHQLRSKISANWHVTKPTIGLDFYTDKQRAMINNAIKGMTSQEGYARLQKQMDEDDGGVDFYSVAVFGDPSEKKFEFTLTGRHLTMRADGNSAEKAAFGGPIVYGHSEENPDQNLYHYQTKQTNKVFEALDTDQRKKALIGKAPRETAVHIQQADGNFPGLIVGDMSDDQKKLVTESLDVLLAPYREEDKAEVQEVLKSIGGTDKLRMAFYQQGDLKSDKVWDIWRIEAPGFVWHFRGAPHVHAYINIAAIS is encoded by the coding sequence ATGCCAAATCCCACCCCACAAAACCTCACTCCGATTGTTTCTCGACGAAAGTTTCTTGAAGCCGCCAGCGTCACTGCAATCTCTGCGAGTCTTGCACCTTCCCTCTTTGCAGCTCCCAGCCGATCCAGTAAAGCAGAGACAGCCGTCCAGGAATTCTATACGTCACTGACGGATCAACAGAAGTCACAGATTTGCTTCCCCTATAATCACCAGCTACGCAGTAAAATCAGCGCCAACTGGCATGTGACGAAACCGACGATTGGTCTCGACTTCTATACCGACAAGCAACGGGCGATGATCAACAACGCCATTAAAGGAATGACTTCGCAAGAAGGCTACGCACGTCTCCAAAAGCAAATGGATGAAGACGACGGCGGTGTCGACTTCTACAGCGTCGCGGTCTTTGGTGATCCATCAGAGAAGAAGTTTGAGTTCACTTTGACCGGACGTCACCTCACCATGCGAGCTGACGGAAACAGTGCTGAAAAGGCTGCCTTTGGTGGACCGATTGTTTATGGTCACAGCGAAGAGAATCCCGACCAGAATCTGTATCACTACCAAACAAAACAGACGAACAAAGTCTTCGAAGCACTCGATACCGATCAACGTAAAAAAGCGTTGATTGGCAAAGCCCCGCGTGAGACCGCTGTTCATATTCAACAGGCCGATGGAAACTTCCCAGGTCTTATTGTTGGCGACATGAGTGACGACCAGAAGAAACTCGTCACTGAAAGCCTCGATGTCCTGCTCGCACCTTACCGGGAAGAGGACAAGGCTGAAGTCCAGGAAGTCCTGAAGAGCATCGGCGGCACAGACAAGCTGCGTATGGCCTTCTATCAACAAGGAGACCTCAAGTCTGACAAAGTCTGGGACATTTGGCGTATTGAAGCCCCAGGCTTCGTCTGGCACTTCCGTGGTGCTCCACACGTCCACGCGTACATCAACATCGCTGCGATTTCATAA
- a CDS encoding response regulator, producing MSTQTVLVIDDSSTIRKMVDSHLSQAGYRVVLAPTAEKGLELAPQLIPDIILLDHQLPGTTGIEVCKKIIAMPECRSIPFVVSSTLRKQAYVEYMDIANVVDSLPKPFKPELLKITIANALEVGAMIVSSQSDGTAVPEVVEEVSDSSLSGDFSWVSLREVLDFLNNGNKHGVLEIELEHDRVWFYLDQGRIQAVVSSSVTPEDVASKLPESLKELAPVLRFTMSSGFNSQVDGFVELLDRKVLDPRLLRTLLRFQAAYLTWQCFKKTPIAFSFSASRELPALFRRTPLQSSLAGILVEASMSCGKDEKTSIDENKGWIRRGLRGQNLDRSGLGAKQLQLLTHLGAEPIATELLAEKVDLSLEETYRCLEGFRIADWVDVQTVASGRNLVALESNPEGSSLLREILADSSNPWSGKVVRDEFGLQLLVNRKAADYLLVEVTGEDELRLPKCLEGKVTELLATTPIGLIAPEEGNCPPLADELSELLVIHRPYSYDEVLDVLNLLPESKIPSGKSSGIDMNELLSVGESK from the coding sequence ATGTCGACACAGACAGTTTTAGTCATTGATGATAGTTCTACGATTCGAAAAATGGTGGACAGCCATCTTTCGCAAGCGGGATATCGAGTGGTCCTCGCACCAACTGCAGAGAAAGGACTCGAACTCGCTCCGCAACTGATTCCAGATATCATCTTGCTGGATCATCAACTCCCCGGAACAACCGGAATTGAAGTCTGCAAAAAAATCATTGCGATGCCGGAGTGCCGGAGCATCCCGTTTGTTGTTTCATCGACGCTTCGGAAGCAAGCGTATGTGGAATACATGGATATCGCCAATGTTGTCGATTCACTTCCCAAGCCGTTTAAACCTGAACTTCTGAAGATCACTATCGCGAACGCTCTCGAAGTTGGAGCGATGATTGTCTCTTCACAATCGGACGGGACAGCCGTTCCTGAGGTTGTTGAAGAGGTGTCCGATTCTTCACTCTCGGGAGATTTCAGTTGGGTTTCTCTGCGTGAAGTTCTCGACTTCTTGAATAACGGGAACAAGCATGGGGTTCTGGAAATTGAATTGGAACATGATCGAGTTTGGTTTTATCTCGATCAGGGACGAATTCAAGCTGTCGTTTCATCTTCGGTCACTCCCGAGGATGTTGCGTCGAAGTTGCCGGAGTCACTGAAGGAACTGGCACCTGTTCTGCGTTTCACGATGAGCAGCGGCTTCAATTCTCAGGTCGACGGTTTTGTTGAGTTGTTGGACCGTAAGGTTCTCGATCCTCGACTATTGCGAACCCTTTTGAGATTCCAGGCTGCATATTTGACTTGGCAATGTTTCAAAAAGACTCCGATCGCATTCTCTTTCAGTGCGTCGCGAGAACTCCCGGCACTCTTCCGTAGAACTCCGCTGCAGAGTAGTCTCGCAGGGATTCTGGTTGAAGCTTCCATGAGTTGTGGAAAAGACGAGAAGACGTCGATTGACGAAAATAAGGGTTGGATTCGGCGTGGTTTGCGTGGGCAGAATCTGGATCGATCAGGCTTGGGGGCTAAGCAACTCCAATTGCTGACACACCTTGGTGCAGAGCCAATCGCAACCGAACTTCTGGCCGAGAAAGTTGATCTTTCACTCGAAGAAACTTATCGCTGTCTGGAAGGTTTTCGGATTGCGGACTGGGTCGATGTGCAAACCGTCGCCAGTGGCCGCAATCTTGTGGCTCTCGAATCAAACCCGGAAGGCTCTTCTCTGCTACGAGAAATTCTCGCGGATTCCAGCAACCCCTGGTCCGGAAAAGTGGTTCGCGATGAATTTGGTCTACAGCTTCTAGTTAATCGCAAAGCTGCGGATTACTTGTTAGTCGAGGTAACAGGAGAGGACGAGCTTCGGTTGCCGAAGTGTCTTGAAGGCAAAGTTACGGAATTACTCGCGACCACTCCTATCGGTTTGATCGCTCCTGAAGAAGGAAACTGTCCTCCGCTGGCTGACGAACTGTCTGAGCTTCTCGTGATTCACCGTCCTTATTCATACGACGAAGTCCTTGATGTCTTGAACTTACTTCCGGAATCGAAAATCCCGTCTGGCAAGTCGTCCGGCATCGACATGAATGAACTTCTCTCTGTGGGAGAATCCAAATAA
- a CDS encoding ferredoxin family protein translates to MTHVVAEPCFNCKYTDCVVVCPVECFYEGEAILYIHPDECIDCEACVPECPVEAIFHEDNLPEEWAGYTELNAEMAPNCPVITEKKEAMGGDVG, encoded by the coding sequence ATGACACACGTCGTTGCGGAACCATGCTTCAACTGTAAATACACAGACTGCGTCGTCGTTTGCCCAGTCGAATGCTTCTACGAAGGAGAGGCAATTCTTTACATTCATCCAGATGAATGTATCGATTGCGAGGCATGTGTGCCTGAATGTCCTGTTGAAGCGATCTTCCACGAAGACAACCTTCCTGAAGAATGGGCTGGCTACACAGAACTGAACGCAGAAATGGCTCCTAACTGCCCAGTCATCACTGAAAAGAAAGAAGCGATGGGCGGAGATGTTGGCTAG
- a CDS encoding FmdB family zinc ribbon protein: protein MPTFEYHCQKCEQEVEVFVRGQEKPVCPSCQSQKLEKLISAPAGRVSGGSLPVMGEACPPSDAPPCNPNCCRLP from the coding sequence ATGCCAACGTTTGAGTATCATTGCCAGAAGTGTGAGCAAGAAGTTGAAGTTTTTGTTCGTGGTCAAGAGAAACCCGTTTGTCCATCTTGCCAGTCACAAAAACTGGAGAAGCTGATCAGCGCTCCTGCGGGGCGTGTCTCCGGCGGTTCGCTCCCAGTGATGGGCGAAGCTTGCCCACCTTCGGATGCTCCACCTTGTAACCCAAACTGCTGCCGACTTCCTTAG
- a CDS encoding methyl-accepting chemotaxis protein, protein MTYRFRLFITHTVTALSAGGIVGLICQSPEKSLLMFYAMVLPLGVILPATMAVWWFEKAIRKIVICIDRNELVSDINSGIPELDELAKLVGQSEEWKREGRLGIQKVLEQLSPQSAKNGSSKKVSMDGRLLAQVLAKISRAVGAEVGRILTHIDAISNRADGTIGDAQDQTTTLDESIQNVEELSTNIDLILSNAKSANQSAIDAREAAVLGQNLIDKLIEGMHNIRAYVEAGERKVLSLGERSQEISSIVETMGTLSTRTDMLALNASIEAVRAGEEGRGFAIVAEEVRKLAEHTSTASREIADLVESIQMETQDTISAMAEQRTQVQEGVARVNEAGVALERISQTSTDSAERVGDISRITMNQLRGTQDMINVMQKVATLSHGIHQRATSVKSSAGEVVSVTKDLELWMAPMFNCDDEARQHQSDRGRELPEQKRENMHDREHLVFADDESDEV, encoded by the coding sequence ATGACATATCGATTTCGGTTATTTATTACACATACGGTGACAGCGCTTTCTGCTGGCGGGATTGTCGGGTTGATCTGTCAATCTCCTGAGAAATCGCTCTTGATGTTTTATGCGATGGTGTTGCCCTTGGGAGTAATACTTCCGGCGACGATGGCAGTCTGGTGGTTCGAGAAGGCCATTCGCAAAATCGTCATCTGTATTGATCGCAATGAATTGGTTTCCGATATCAATTCTGGAATCCCGGAATTGGACGAGTTGGCTAAACTCGTTGGGCAGTCCGAAGAATGGAAGCGTGAAGGGCGATTGGGAATCCAGAAAGTTCTGGAGCAACTCTCTCCGCAAAGTGCCAAAAATGGCTCATCGAAGAAAGTGAGCATGGATGGCCGTTTGCTGGCACAGGTGCTTGCAAAAATCTCGCGGGCAGTCGGTGCCGAAGTTGGCCGGATTCTGACTCACATCGATGCGATCTCGAATCGAGCAGATGGGACAATCGGCGATGCACAGGATCAAACGACAACTTTGGATGAGTCGATTCAAAACGTTGAAGAGCTTTCCACAAACATCGATCTGATTCTGAGCAACGCAAAGTCTGCAAATCAATCTGCAATTGATGCTCGAGAAGCGGCGGTTCTCGGCCAGAACTTGATCGACAAACTGATCGAGGGGATGCACAACATTCGCGCTTATGTGGAAGCAGGCGAACGCAAAGTTCTTTCACTGGGTGAGCGGTCGCAGGAGATTAGTTCGATTGTGGAAACAATGGGAACACTTTCTACACGGACCGATATGCTGGCCTTGAATGCTTCAATCGAAGCTGTCCGGGCGGGTGAAGAGGGACGTGGGTTCGCCATTGTTGCTGAAGAGGTTCGCAAACTGGCGGAACATACGAGTACTGCTTCTCGCGAAATTGCCGATCTGGTTGAGTCCATCCAAATGGAGACTCAGGACACGATCTCCGCAATGGCAGAACAACGGACACAAGTGCAGGAAGGGGTCGCTCGTGTGAACGAAGCGGGAGTCGCTCTGGAACGGATCAGTCAGACGTCCACGGATTCAGCTGAGCGTGTGGGGGATATTTCACGGATTACCATGAATCAACTCCGTGGAACGCAGGACATGATCAACGTCATGCAAAAAGTCGCGACGCTTTCCCATGGGATTCACCAACGTGCAACCAGTGTGAAGTCGTCTGCCGGGGAAGTTGTTTCGGTGACGAAAGATCTCGAATTGTGGATGGCTCCGATGTTCAACTGCGATGACGAGGCTCGCCAGCACCAATCTGATCGGGGACGCGAGTTACCTGAGCAGAAACGTGAAAACATGCACGATCGAGAACATCTCGTCTTTGCTGACGACGAATCGGATGAGGTGTAA
- a CDS encoding FHA domain-containing protein translates to MSADVFIENTAAMATISVQIPGGEYITRVLREGQTVSVGSDGTAELRLESEGVGGLHCLLSVIEGVVNVRDCYSQTGTFVNEARVQDVDVNYDCEVRVGQNVIELKLRDSQPAPNVYSDPIVEPEASGSANDQEESSSSEAEESANEQGIDSIQLNDIVGLTSHLPVVDHSAKVASLTIELEEAQAELEVLRERLDSRQLQNQTAASDPFQQEMIELLREEVLSLQEELRTNSATHHPEAAFVDHVDDEDLPTREEVEKLVDRLEVLLSELHQKDENIRVLQDLVLAADNANQAEKDEREQLARWLGEFEERFELLSEEWQAENEQLKKKMKHLQEERTETQAALSANSTSAKTEALQRLTENLRMQITAAQEEMDSAQQEIADLKVKVKEAHGTVSREEEIRLSRERAEIARMRHDLEVKMQKAHQDSDPGDREGEVLDEAELRLREFRDHVRETGSSRNSSPSLSSRLLNLWGRLG, encoded by the coding sequence ATGAGCGCTGACGTCTTTATCGAAAACACAGCTGCCATGGCGACCATTTCGGTCCAGATTCCAGGCGGCGAATACATCACTCGCGTTCTACGCGAAGGGCAAACTGTATCCGTTGGCTCAGATGGAACTGCGGAGTTGCGTCTGGAAAGTGAAGGGGTCGGGGGACTGCATTGTCTGCTCTCTGTGATCGAAGGAGTTGTCAACGTGCGAGACTGTTACTCGCAGACCGGAACTTTCGTCAACGAGGCACGGGTTCAAGATGTCGATGTCAACTATGATTGTGAAGTTCGAGTCGGTCAGAATGTGATCGAACTGAAGTTACGCGACAGTCAGCCAGCCCCGAACGTCTACTCTGATCCAATCGTAGAGCCGGAGGCCTCTGGATCAGCGAACGACCAGGAAGAGAGTTCGAGTTCTGAAGCGGAAGAGTCGGCAAACGAACAGGGCATCGACTCAATTCAGTTGAACGATATCGTTGGGCTGACAAGTCATCTCCCTGTGGTCGATCATTCTGCCAAGGTCGCCTCTTTAACGATTGAGTTGGAGGAAGCTCAGGCGGAACTTGAAGTGCTCCGTGAGCGACTGGATTCACGACAGCTTCAGAACCAGACGGCTGCCTCCGATCCATTTCAGCAGGAAATGATCGAATTGCTTCGCGAGGAAGTCCTGTCGCTGCAAGAAGAATTAAGGACCAATTCTGCGACTCATCACCCTGAAGCAGCGTTTGTTGATCATGTCGATGACGAGGATCTTCCAACGCGAGAAGAAGTCGAGAAGCTTGTAGATCGTCTCGAAGTGTTGCTCAGTGAGTTACATCAGAAAGATGAAAACATTCGCGTTCTGCAGGACCTCGTACTCGCAGCCGATAATGCCAATCAGGCTGAGAAAGACGAACGGGAACAGCTTGCCCGCTGGCTGGGAGAGTTCGAGGAGCGGTTTGAACTCCTGTCGGAAGAATGGCAAGCTGAGAACGAGCAACTCAAGAAAAAAATGAAACATCTTCAAGAAGAGCGAACAGAGACTCAGGCTGCTCTCTCCGCGAATTCGACCAGTGCCAAGACCGAAGCTTTGCAACGGTTAACGGAAAATTTACGCATGCAAATAACAGCGGCTCAGGAAGAAATGGACTCCGCGCAACAGGAAATTGCAGACCTGAAGGTCAAAGTGAAGGAAGCCCACGGAACTGTTTCGAGAGAAGAGGAGATTCGGCTCTCACGCGAACGGGCTGAAATCGCCAGGATGCGTCACGACCTTGAAGTCAAAATGCAGAAAGCGCATCAGGATTCCGATCCAGGAGATCGAGAAGGAGAGGTGCTCGATGAAGCAGAACTCAGACTTCGAGAATTTAGAGATCACGTGAGAGAAACGGGCAGTTCAAGAAACTCGTCACCATCATTGTCTTCACGGTTGCTGAACCTGTGGGGGCGACTCGGCTAA
- a CDS encoding rhodanese-like domain-containing protein, whose protein sequence is MAKQHAPRFLEIVNDAKSRVTECNVDDVRRMQNEQEKFTLIDVREESEYANGHLPDAIHLGKGVIERDIEKSVGDVNEKIVLYCGGGFRSALAADALQKMGYKNVISMDGGWSGWKNAGYETVKN, encoded by the coding sequence ATGGCGAAACAACACGCTCCGCGATTCCTGGAAATCGTCAACGATGCAAAATCTCGAGTCACAGAATGCAATGTTGATGATGTTCGACGAATGCAAAATGAGCAGGAGAAATTCACCCTCATCGACGTCAGAGAAGAGAGCGAGTACGCAAACGGACACTTGCCCGATGCCATTCATCTCGGAAAGGGAGTCATCGAAAGAGACATTGAGAAGAGTGTTGGGGACGTGAACGAGAAAATCGTCCTCTATTGCGGAGGAGGATTCCGATCTGCTCTGGCTGCTGATGCACTGCAGAAGATGGGATACAAGAACGTCATCTCGATGGATGGAGGCTGGAGTGGATGGAAAAACGCTGGGTACGAGACTGTCAAGAACTGA
- a CDS encoding chemotaxis protein CheW, which yields MTQKPTYCVFRRGSVWLALPAQVIREVMPRPKFVSVPRTSRFLSGLSHIRSEFVPVLNLSAILPEEPYGSDEYLMIIEERDGDWGLLVDELDTLVELEPSNSPEELEGWDSTVVGWATYNDNIIRILDSIRIYELASRELNPAFQSKEQDFEQSSALEHSNSPAL from the coding sequence ATGACCCAAAAGCCAACCTATTGTGTTTTCCGACGTGGTTCAGTCTGGCTCGCACTTCCTGCCCAGGTGATACGCGAAGTGATGCCACGACCGAAATTTGTCTCGGTCCCACGCACAAGCCGATTCCTGTCTGGGTTGAGCCATATTCGAAGTGAGTTTGTGCCGGTGCTCAACTTGAGTGCCATTCTTCCAGAAGAACCCTACGGAAGCGATGAGTACCTGATGATCATCGAAGAACGCGACGGTGACTGGGGCCTCCTCGTTGATGAATTGGACACACTCGTCGAACTGGAGCCATCCAATTCTCCGGAAGAACTCGAAGGCTGGGATTCAACCGTGGTTGGTTGGGCAACGTACAACGACAACATTATTCGCATTTTGGACAGCATCCGTATTTACGAATTAGCTTCTCGTGAACTCAATCCTGCATTCCAGAGCAAAGAACAAGATTTTGAACAGAGTTCAGCTCTGGAACATTCGAATAGCCCCGCACTGTAG
- a CDS encoding hybrid sensor histidine kinase/response regulator — protein MSPQKKHSDDLSGSKAIAAARARFSQLANAANDVGAIELQTLSASLVDLTSLAETWQEEGGSEEYCQEILDYCNETLPTVEKSLNDYPDSLTAIQETLDSLEARWGEYLDLLADSEKFTADNDDVWQDAGSQSWEDENLLIDEQIDEQSVSDDVEAPVVDVSALLSTLETMGGMDSPPATKPAPETLFRDEPDDRPVSAGNPSVINKDSIVQETLEDPEMIPAYVDDAQQCLAGMEMCLFELDNGKKNVESLQKFCRELHTLKGASGTVGLTGLAEYLHNLENQVEAMSTAGEEIQTDPLLEGVDFVRQQLQKLVPNSSEPAPATDYAAPTPSGETATDGGGETYVRIEASRLDRLMDLLAELVMLRNRRETYVGSLRHLHHDVSNCAMRLRLVDTYAGPQEIDPQNYHQSVSEEDNVQKQENRNKQLTASISEIAKDVSELGRTLQEVFDPLSQDNSTISHLIGCYRTELMELRRQPIAGLFRRLYRVARDASKAEGKPVELQFQGQGTRAERSLQERLYEPLMHIIRNAVSHGVEGAEDRKKLGKPAAGQVTLNSWSDATSLYLEIRDDGRGLDEQKLEQRGRELGLITPGMTPSREQLRELILQPGFSTKTEVSQISGRGVGMDVVASMVRSMRGRITIDSVVGEYTAFVLEIPLRSTIEHAMVVRSGEQLFALPMHSVFGTQTDGQVGPDVNVISLCDLMGIPSFPSASQRIISLRQNLQAEGRQNSSSETQGKLTIAVDAVVGVEEVVVRSLPRLLSHHGCFSGVTLSGEAETVLMLDVPRLSDFANQLKNQTISVNPAEQSGRNSGWKKSANLRGLNANSARILIVDDSLSVRKAMTRKLSKHSFEIVEAADGAEALDILRNGDFDGVVSDIDMPRMNGIEFITALRRVDRFADLPVVVVSGRRDPQTAETIANLGVIRMFAKPVNDTLVKSIAQALRHSKTAASAGV, from the coding sequence ATGAGTCCTCAAAAAAAACATTCCGATGACCTGTCAGGCTCGAAAGCAATTGCCGCAGCTCGTGCGCGGTTCTCTCAGCTAGCCAATGCAGCCAATGATGTCGGTGCGATCGAATTGCAAACGCTCTCTGCGTCACTCGTCGATTTGACCTCATTGGCAGAAACCTGGCAAGAGGAAGGTGGCAGCGAAGAATACTGTCAGGAAATTCTCGACTACTGTAATGAAACATTACCTACCGTTGAGAAGTCCCTCAACGACTATCCGGATTCGCTGACTGCGATCCAGGAAACACTCGATTCTCTGGAAGCCCGCTGGGGGGAATACCTCGACTTGCTCGCAGATTCCGAGAAATTTACTGCGGACAACGATGACGTTTGGCAAGACGCTGGCAGCCAATCCTGGGAGGATGAGAACCTTCTGATCGACGAACAAATCGACGAACAATCTGTCAGCGACGACGTTGAAGCTCCGGTTGTCGATGTCTCGGCATTGCTCTCAACGCTTGAAACGATGGGCGGGATGGACTCACCACCTGCGACGAAGCCAGCTCCCGAGACTCTGTTTCGCGATGAACCTGACGATCGTCCTGTGAGTGCTGGGAATCCTTCTGTCATCAATAAAGATTCGATTGTTCAGGAGACTCTCGAAGATCCTGAAATGATCCCTGCGTATGTGGATGATGCTCAGCAATGTCTGGCTGGGATGGAGATGTGCCTGTTTGAATTGGATAACGGCAAAAAAAATGTCGAGTCACTTCAGAAGTTCTGTCGTGAGCTTCACACTTTGAAAGGAGCGTCCGGGACAGTCGGTTTGACTGGGCTGGCGGAGTATCTGCACAATCTGGAAAACCAGGTTGAAGCGATGTCGACAGCCGGTGAAGAAATCCAGACGGACCCACTTCTCGAAGGTGTTGATTTTGTTCGTCAGCAACTTCAAAAACTTGTCCCCAACAGTTCCGAGCCAGCACCTGCTACGGATTACGCGGCTCCGACTCCATCAGGCGAAACTGCGACTGATGGAGGGGGAGAAACGTACGTTCGAATCGAAGCTTCCCGACTCGATCGGCTGATGGACTTGTTGGCCGAGCTGGTGATGTTGCGGAATCGACGTGAAACGTATGTCGGATCTCTCCGGCATTTGCATCATGATGTCAGTAACTGTGCGATGCGTTTGCGACTGGTCGATACGTATGCGGGGCCACAGGAGATTGATCCGCAGAATTATCATCAATCGGTCAGCGAAGAAGACAACGTCCAGAAACAGGAGAACCGCAACAAACAACTGACAGCTTCAATTTCAGAAATCGCCAAAGATGTCTCGGAGTTAGGTCGAACGCTTCAGGAAGTTTTCGACCCACTTTCGCAGGACAACTCGACGATTTCCCATTTGATCGGTTGTTACCGAACCGAACTGATGGAGCTTCGTCGACAGCCGATTGCCGGCCTGTTCCGAAGACTGTATCGCGTGGCTCGCGATGCCAGTAAAGCCGAAGGAAAGCCTGTTGAACTGCAATTTCAAGGACAGGGAACACGGGCGGAGCGGTCGCTGCAGGAGCGTTTGTACGAGCCGCTGATGCACATTATCCGGAATGCGGTCAGCCACGGTGTTGAAGGAGCTGAAGATCGAAAAAAACTCGGGAAACCGGCTGCGGGACAAGTCACGTTGAATTCCTGGTCCGATGCGACCTCGCTCTACCTGGAAATTCGTGATGACGGTCGCGGGTTGGACGAGCAGAAACTTGAACAGCGAGGACGTGAACTGGGACTGATCACGCCTGGAATGACTCCTTCACGAGAGCAACTCCGCGAACTGATTCTTCAGCCTGGATTCTCGACGAAAACAGAAGTCAGCCAGATTTCTGGTCGAGGGGTCGGGATGGATGTTGTTGCTTCGATGGTTCGCAGCATGCGAGGCCGAATCACGATCGATTCGGTCGTTGGGGAATACACAGCCTTCGTGCTGGAGATTCCGCTGCGTTCCACTATCGAGCATGCAATGGTTGTCCGCTCGGGAGAACAGTTGTTTGCACTGCCGATGCACTCAGTGTTTGGGACGCAAACCGATGGGCAAGTCGGTCCCGATGTCAACGTGATTAGCTTGTGTGACTTGATGGGAATTCCATCGTTTCCTTCTGCAAGCCAACGAATCATCTCTTTGCGTCAGAATCTTCAGGCAGAAGGGCGACAGAATTCGAGTTCGGAGACTCAAGGGAAACTGACCATCGCCGTCGATGCCGTCGTCGGAGTCGAGGAAGTGGTTGTTCGCTCCTTGCCCCGTTTGCTTAGCCATCACGGTTGTTTCTCTGGGGTGACGCTCTCCGGTGAAGCTGAAACAGTTTTGATGCTGGATGTTCCGCGACTTTCTGATTTTGCGAATCAGCTGAAAAACCAAACAATTTCAGTGAATCCAGCGGAACAAAGTGGGCGAAATTCAGGCTGGAAGAAATCTGCGAACTTACGGGGATTGAACGCCAATTCGGCGCGTATTCTCATCGTCGACGATTCACTGAGTGTTCGAAAAGCGATGACACGAAAGCTCTCGAAGCATTCATTTGAAATTGTCGAAGCAGCAGATGGAGCTGAAGCGTTGGACATTTTGAGGAACGGCGATTTTGACGGAGTTGTTTCCGATATCGACATGCCGCGCATGAATGGAATCGAATTCATCACGGCTCTTCGACGAGTTGATCGATTTGCCGATTTACCAGTAGTTGTCGTTTCCGGTCGACGTGATCCGCAAACTGCAGAAACCATTGCGAACTTAGGGGTCATTCGAATGTTTGCCAAACCAGTCAACGACACGTTGGTGAAATCAATCGCCCAAGCACTTCGCCACTCGAAAACAGCAGCTTCCGCAGGAGTCTAG
- the msrB gene encoding peptide-methionine (R)-S-oxide reductase MsrB, whose amino-acid sequence MLDKVERTEAEWRELLSPEQYYVLRGKGTERPFQNEYDELFEPGVYYCAACDLELFESEAKFNSGCGWPAFYAAKAEDRVQLTADQSHGMQRVEVTCARCDSHLGHIFNDAPTTPTGQRYCINSVSLKFVPKE is encoded by the coding sequence ATGTTAGATAAAGTCGAACGAACGGAGGCCGAATGGAGAGAACTGCTCTCTCCCGAACAGTATTACGTCCTGCGCGGGAAGGGGACTGAGCGACCCTTTCAAAACGAATACGATGAGCTGTTTGAGCCGGGAGTCTACTACTGTGCTGCTTGTGATCTGGAACTTTTTGAATCCGAGGCAAAATTCAACTCTGGATGTGGCTGGCCTGCTTTCTATGCGGCCAAGGCTGAAGATCGTGTGCAACTGACAGCAGATCAATCACACGGAATGCAAAGAGTTGAAGTGACCTGTGCACGGTGCGATTCTCACCTTGGTCACATCTTTAACGACGCTCCAACGACACCGACCGGTCAGCGATATTGCATCAATTCTGTTTCACTCAAGTTCGTACCGAAAGAGTAA